The following are encoded together in the Microcaecilia unicolor chromosome 12, aMicUni1.1, whole genome shotgun sequence genome:
- the ATP5PB gene encoding ATP synthase F(0) complex subunit B1, mitochondrial, with protein sequence MLSRAALASAIALKKSAPLSIGLLHASRPFHTAQPCLAPLPPLPEKGGKVRFGLVPEEFFQFLYPKTGVTGPYVLGTGLLLYFLSKEIYVVNHETIAGACIIGVIIYGIKKFGPQVAAFADKLNEEKRANAQETKDCAMESIEQAIEGEKKEQWRVEGRHFLFDAKRNNILMLLETNYRERLLNVYHEVKKRLDYQIDLQHLKRRKEQDHMINWVEKSVIQSITAQQEKESIAKCISDLKRLSQTAQARA encoded by the exons CCATAGCCCTTAAAAAGTCAGCCCCACTTAGTATTGG CTTGTTACATGCATCCAGACCCTTTCATACAGCTCAGCCATGTCTGGCTCCCTTACCACCCCTGCCAGAGAAAGGAGGTAAAGTGCGCTTTGGTCTGGTCCCTGAAGAATTTTTCCAGTTCCTGTACCCCAAAACAGGAGTCACGG GTCCTTATGTGCTAGGCACCGGTCTCCTGCTCTACTTCTTATCCAAGGAAATCTACGTTGTTAACCATGAAACCATTGCAGGCGCCTGCATTATTGGTGTTATCATTTATGGAATTAAGAAGTTTGGGCCTCAAGTAGCAGCTTTTGCTGATAAGCTGAATGAG GAAAAGCGTGCGAATGCTCAGGAAACGAAAGACTGTGCCATGGAGAGCATTGAGCAAGCCATcgagggagagaagaaggagcagTGGCGAGTGGAAGGCCGCCATTTTCTGTTTGATGCCAAGAGG aACAATATATTGATGCTGCTTGAAACCAATTACCGGGAAAGGCTGCTTAATGTCTACCATGAGGTGAAAAAGCGTTTGGACTATCAGATTGACCTGCAGCATTTGAAACGGCGCAAGGAGCAAGATCACATGATAAACTGGGTGGAGAAGAGCGTTATTCAGAGTATCACGGCACAGCAG GAGAAGGAGAGTATCGCCAAGTGTATCTCTGACCTGAAGAGGCTGTCGCAAACCGCACAGGCCAGAGCTTAA